Part of the Leucobacter insecticola genome is shown below.
GAGTCGATTCGGTCGCACGCGGTGTTCGGGGCCACGGGTGCTGATGTGCGTCACGTGTTTATTGGCGGCAGGCACGTGTATGCCGACGGGGCGCATCTGACGCTTGATGCGGCGGCGATCCGGGATCGTGCCCGGGCCGCCCGGGCTCGCCTGCGCGAGGCTTCTGCGTGAGGCGTTTGCGCGCGGCGTTAGGTTGAGGAGTCAGTATCTCGACGAGAAGCCAGTATCTCGACGAGAAACCACCTCGCGTGCGTCGGCAGAGTGCATTCTCGTCGGAATACTGGCTTCTCGTCGATGCAGAAGCGGTCCAGGCGGGCGCTACGCGATCCTGGAGCGGTCGAAAGCGTCGAGGCTAATACCCTGCGCGAGAACCTGCTTTGACCACTCCTTTGCAGAGTGCAAGCTGTGGTCGCGGTAGTTGCCGCAGCTGCGGTCGTCGGTGCCGGGCACGTCCTCCCAGGTGACGCGTTCCACCAGGTCCTCGAGTGAACTTTTGATCGCCGAAGCGACCTCGAGCGGCGTCGGTTCGCCCCACGCGATGAGGTGGAACCCCGTGCGGCAGCCGAAGGGAGAGATATCGATCAATCCCTCGAATCGGGTGCGCAGGAGCGCGGCGATGGTGTGCTCGATCGTGTGCAGCCCAGCCGTTGGGATCTCTCCCGCGTTCGGTTGCACGAGGCGAATATCGTAGTTGGAGATGGCATCGCCACGGGGCCCGTGCGAGACCCCGATCAGCCGAACATAGGGCGCCAGCACGCGGGTGTGATCCAGGGAGAAACTCTCAACCTCGGCAAGTTCGACGTCGCTCATGTGCCCAGTGTAGCCGGGTGGCGGTATTGCCCGCTTAACCGGTTGTCGCACTGGGCGAGGGCCGTGCGCGCTGGCTAGGCGGCCTGGGCGAGATCGCGGCGGGTCAGTGCGATGCGTGCGAGGGATCCCTTGGCGGGCTCCTCGACACGCACGTCCCAGCCAGCGCGGGCAAGGCGCTTCAGGTCGAGCTGCGCATCCGAGATGCGGTCCGTTTCGACGATGTAGAGCGTGCGTCCCGAGCTGCGGTACACCGAACGGTGCTGCGCCCAAGTTGGGATGTGCGTGCCGGCGCCGTCGCCAAGCGAGTGGTAGGGGTACGGAGCGGCTGGCGCTCGAAGTGTGTGATGCTGTTGGTGTTCATGATGGTCCTTCCTCGTGCACTCTTGTGCACTTGGCGGCTCCCACATTGCGTGCAGTGAGCTGCCCATTGCCCTAATTCTGGGCGTTTGATGCTGTACGCCGTATGCGCACACTGAATAACTGGCGAGGCGACTGTAGGATCTCGTGATCCTTCATTCAAGCCTGCAGTGTTGAGTTCTGTAGCAACCTTGCGGAGTAAGAGTGGCCCGTTTGCGTCAATATCAACGCGACGTCTACATCAACGCACGGGAGCGATCACGCTGGCTAAAAGCGAACTCAACTGATCAGCATACGTGAAATCGAGTCGGAATGCAAAAGTCTGGCGCAGAGCGTGGCAGTATTGAGTGCGGTTGGCTAGTCATTCCGGCTTCGCGATCTTGTCTGTAGGCAGGGTCATCCATCGTCCAGCTCCGGCCATCCACACTGAAACTGAAGCTCCGAAAGGATCCCAGATGAACAACGAGTTAGTCAGCGCCGTCGAAGTCTTTGGCGGCAGCGAGGAACTCGGCGTCGCCGTCGCGGAGCTGATGGTGGCTGAGATCCGCCGCGATCCCGAAGCGGTTGTTGGGCTTGCCACGGGATCCTCGCCCGTCGCAGCCTATTCAGCCTGGGGTGAGATGGCACGCGCGGAAGGGCTGGACCAGAGCAGAGTTCGCGGATTCGCTCTCGACGAATACATCGGTATTGATCCTTCCCACCCAGAAAGCTTTCACGCAGTTGTTGCACGCGAGGCGATTGGTC
Proteins encoded:
- a CDS encoding S-ribosylhomocysteine lyase — translated: MSDVELAEVESFSLDHTRVLAPYVRLIGVSHGPRGDAISNYDIRLVQPNAGEIPTAGLHTIEHTIAALLRTRFEGLIDISPFGCRTGFHLIAWGEPTPLEVASAIKSSLEDLVERVTWEDVPGTDDRSCGNYRDHSLHSAKEWSKQVLAQGISLDAFDRSRIA